TTCATTTCTATTTTTTCGGCTTCGGGAACTACGGCTTTCAGGAAATATTCCAGGTTCTTCCACATGGTTTCTTTAGTAACTTCGCCGTATTTGGTCAAAGGTTTATTCTTAATATCGTCGTAATCAAAAGCGGTAACCAAAGCGCCACCCCGCGCCGGCCGGTCCATTTGTGTACGGGCCCAGCTAATTACCGGCATCCAGTTGTAGCAAATAACGTTTACGCCCGCTTTTTTTAAATTTTTCATAAACGTGATGAAGTTGGCAATTTCTTCGTCGCGGCCAGCCAGCCCCAATTTGGTTTTTTCGCCGAGCGAAGGCGGCCCTTCTACTACGGTATAATTTAAACCTACTTTTTTCCAGGCTTCTTTTACGGCGGCAATGGCCTTATACTCGTAGGGTTTTACGTCGGTTAAGCCAGTAATGCGGCTATCGATGCCGGCTACGGCGCCCAAGGCATCCATTTGCTTCGCCAATTCTATTAGTTGCCGATTAGCCTCAATGCCCGAAAAATAAGCGGTACTCATTTCCATGCCGGCATCTTTGGCCATGGAGTTTAAAACTACATTCGCTTTTGCTTTTTCTAAGCCCGCATTAGCTACCGCCGTACCCAAGCCACCCATTGAAAAGGCGGCAGCCAGGGAAGCACTTTTTTTAATAAAATCCCTACGATTGTCTTTCATAACTCAATAATTTAAAAATTTTAAAAATAAATTTCAGGCGTTCGTAAACCTGGCTGCTGGTTAAATCAGGGGTAACTTTTGCATTATTTACTTGTTTAATCCCGCATTTTACTAAAAACAAGGCAATTTATCAACCTAAATCCAGATATAACTCAGGCATTTACCCCCGTTTCTTTTAGCGAAACCACGGCTTGCATCATGGCTTTGGTATAGGC
The sequence above is a segment of the Adhaeribacter swui genome. Coding sequences within it:
- a CDS encoding mannonate dehydratase → MKDNRRDFIKKSASLAAAFSMGGLGTAVANAGLEKAKANVVLNSMAKDAGMEMSTAYFSGIEANRQLIELAKQMDALGAVAGIDSRITGLTDVKPYEYKAIAAVKEAWKKVGLNYTVVEGPPSLGEKTKLGLAGRDEEIANFITFMKNLKKAGVNVICYNWMPVISWARTQMDRPARGGALVTAFDYDDIKNKPLTKYGEVTKETMWKNLEYFLKAVVPEAEKIEMKLALHPDDPQVHSIQGISRIMNTVESFDRMLKIMPSDFNGVTLCQGNFALMGTDTPSLVRRWGKAGKIHFVHFRNVQDLSGKLPSTKFTETFHDEGQIDMYESMKAYYEIGFKGAIRPDHVPTMAGEQNTHPGYMTLGNLFAIGYMRGLMESVVKGARKS